The following proteins come from a genomic window of Candidatus Methylomirabilota bacterium:
- a CDS encoding FAD-dependent oxidoreductase, whose amino-acid sequence MIARELVRRGADRILILEKEPGVGAHASGRNSGVLHAGLYYTPDTLKARFCIEGNRQMKAFCRDKGLPVVETGKVV is encoded by the coding sequence ATGATCGCTCGGGAGTTGGTCCGACGGGGGGCTGACCGGATCCTGATCCTCGAAAAGGAGCCCGGCGTGGGGGCGCATGCGAGCGGGCGCAACAGTGGGGTGCTGCACGCCGGCCTCTATTACACGCCCGACACGCTCAAAGCGCGCTTCTGCATTGAAGGTAACCGGCAGATGAAGGCGTTCTGCCGCGACAAGGGCCTGCCCGTCGTGGAGACCGGGAAGGTCGTC